The Meiothermus ruber DSM 1279 genome includes the window GAGCAGTGCCTGGCCTTCAGGCGCATGTATCAGGGTGAGGAGGTCTGGGTTTACGCGGCCTTGGAGCCCCTCGAGGTCGTACTGCCCAGGGTGGAAAACCTGCTAACCGGCCAGACCCAGACCGGCCGGGTTCGCCTTTCGGGCCTGGGGGTGTTTCGCCTGTTGCAATAGCTGGGTGCTCAAAATACTTCGGGTCTTTGGGCAATAAAAGTTTGTTGGCTCGAGGTTGTGGCCGACCGGGTGTTCAGCTTATGAATCCGATCCGGTGGTCTGTGCGTAGCTAGGGGTGGAGGTGAAAGATGCGCGGGTCGAGACCCCCTTAAGGGAAGCCAGGGTTGTTTTGAGGGCTGGTGCCTGGTACAGGATGTACACTGGGTTTGTGCGGTGGTTAGGAGTGTTTGTGCTGCTGATTGGGCTGGTCTCCTGCCAGCCTGCTGCGCCGAAGGCCTGCGTTGTGATTCGGGCGGTGAGCGTGGAGGCGGGCTTTAAGGTGGGCAATACCGATAGCCCGGATGTAACCATCCAAAGGGGCGACTGCATCGAGTTTGTGAACGCTGATCCCAGTTCGTCCCATACGGTGCAGACGAAGCCTTTTTCCAATCCACCAGAGGAAATCCCCGCAACCAACTTACCCTACGAGCCCAATAGATTCAAAAAAGTGTTCAACATCGCGGGCGAGTACGAGTACATCTGCTCGTTGAGCACAAACAACGTGGCGCACGCCCGAACCATGTACGGCAAGATCACCGTTCGATAGTGACGCGGCCCCAAAGGAGGGCATTGTGCGAAAAATCAGTTTTTGGGTTTTGATGTTGGTCGTGGTTGCGATGCCGCTGGTGCAGGCTCGAGGCCCCTATCGCTTGCAGGCCATTGCGCAGTTTAACCTCGTGGCCGACAATGGCGAGGTGCGTACGGTAACCTGCCAGTACTGCCATGTGAGCCCCAACGGGGGCGCACCCTGGAATGCCTTTGGCAATCAAGTGCGGGCAAACTTCAAAGGTAGCATTGGCGAGGCCCTATACGAGGCGCTCAAGGCTATGAAAGACTCGGACGGGGATGGCTATGCCGATGTGCTCGAGGTGTTTGCCGGCACCCTGCCGGGCGATGCCAGCAGCAAACCCCTGGTAACCGCGCAGTTCCTCATGCAGAACCTGGAAAAAGCGGGTGGGGTGGATATCTATAAACCCAAATAACCGAGCCTGTTGGTGAGGGCGAACACAAGGTTCGCCCTGTTTTTTTTGCAGTATGAGCGCATGAGTGGTTTGCGTGGGAAAGTGGCCCTGGTTACCGGGGCTTCCTCTGGAATTGGCCTCGAGGTCGCTAAGCAACTGGTGGCTAACGGTGTGGGGGTTGGTTTGTTTGCCCGAAGCCAGGCCAGGCTGGCCCGCCTGGCGGCGGAACTGGGTAACAGCCTGGCCCTGCCGGGCGACGTGACCCGCTACGAAGACCTGGAGCGGGCTGTGCAGCAGCTCGAGGCCCATTTTGGCGGCCTGGACTTTCTGATCAACAATGCTGGAATAGGTATTTTCAAACCCGTGCACGAACTGACCCCAGAGGAGTGGCAGCAGGTGCTGCAAACCAACCTCACCGGCTCCTTCTATGCCACCAAAGCCGCCGTACCGGCCATGCAGCGCCGCGGCGGGGGGTACATCATCAACATAGGTTCGCTGGCTGGGAAAAACGCCTTTGCCAACGGAGCCGCTTACAACGCCAGCAAGTTTGGCCTGCTGGGCTTTTCCGAAGCGGCTATGCTGGATTTGCGCTACCACGGCATTCGGGTGAGCAGCATCCTGCCCGGTTCGGTGGACACGCCCTTTGCGGGCAACAGCACCGGGGCCCCCTGGAAGATTCAGCCGCAGGATATTGCGCAGGCCGTGCTGTACCTGCTGCAAAGCGATCCCCGCATCATCCCCAGCCAGCTGGATCTGCGGCCCAGCCAGCCACCCAAAAAATAAAACCCGTCTCCGGCTGGTTTTTGCGCTTTCCCTTGGTGGGGGCTGGTATGGCACCTGGCGGAAAATGTGCGGCTGGGCCTGTGCTTGGCTTTGGAGCAATTCCGGGCCCTTTACTTGCAGATTGGATGTAGTAAGATACCTCTGACGCAGAAGGTAGACTTCCAAGAGCGACGTTGTGGACAACGTGGAAGCGCTGCCATCGAGTGTCGTCGGAGCGGCCAGGGTCTGTGCTTGAACCCGGCCAAGGAGGAAGACATGAAGAGAGGTTTTTGGATTGGGGCTGTGGCGGCCTTGAGCCTGCTAGGCTCCGCTATGGCGCAAGGTAAGCTGACGGTCTGGACTCATTACGGCGGCCCTGAGCTGGCCTGGCTCAAGCAGACCGCGGCCAGCTTTGCCAAAAGCAGCGGTACCCAGGTTGAGGTGGTGGAGGTACCTTTTAGCGATATCCAGAATAAGTTCATCCTGGGGGCGCCCCAGGGTCAGGCGGCCGACCTGGTGGTGAGCATCCCCCACGACTGGGTGGGGGCGATGGCGGCTGCGGGGGTGCTCGAGCCTATGGGCAAGTACGCTACCCGTAGCTACATTCAAAGCCTCTCGGATGTGGCGGTGGATGCCCTCACCTACCGCAACCAGCTTTTCGCGCTGCCCATGTTCGCCGAGGCCGTGGCCCTCATCTACAACAAAAAGCTGGTCAAGGAAGCCCCCAAGACCTGGGACGAGTTCCTGAAAATTGCCCAGGACAACACCAAGGGCAACTCCTTTGGCTTCCTCTACGACCTGGCCAACCCCTACTTCAACTACGGCTGGTTCACGGCCTATGGGGCCAGCGTGTTTGGCCGCACAGCCCAGGGCGTGGATGCCAGCCAGACCCGTCTGGGCGGGGATGCGGGCAACCGCGCGGTGAGCTTTATCAAAGACCTGCGCTACCGCTACCGGCTGGTTCCCGAGGGGGTGGATTACGGCGTGGCCGATAGCGCCTTCAAGGAAGGGGCGCTGGCCATGATTCTCAACGGCCCCTGGGCGGTTGGCGAGTATAAAAAAGCCAACATCGACTTTGGCATCGCCCCCATGCCCAACCCCCCCGGCGGTGGGCAGTGGCGCCCGTTTGTGGGGGTGCAGGGCGTGGCCATGAACGCCTACTCGCGCAACAAGACCGCGGCGGCTAACTTTGCCAAGCTGCTGGTGAGTACCCAGAACCAGGTGGCCTTTAACAAGGCCGGTGGCCGCCTGCCGGTTTCCAAGCAGGCCGTGCAGCAACTGCGCAACGACCCGGTGGTGGCCGGTTTCTCGGCGGTGATCGCCCTTGGCACCCCCATGCCCAACATCCCCGAGATGGGTAAGGTCTGGGGGCCCTGGGGCAACGCGCTTTCCCAGGCGGTGCAGAAGTCGGACACCAACGTGGCCCAGATTGTGACCGCTATGGTGGCTGAGATTAACCGCGGTCTTTCCGGCCGATAAACCTTACCTGCCGAACCCCCTTCCTGGAAGACGGGAAGGGGGGTGCTGTTTGTATGAGAGAAAAGAATGTGCATCCCCCCATCGTCAAAAAGTGACCATGCGCTACCCTTGTCGTATAACGCTGTCTTCAGGAGACCGAGATGCGGCGTTTTGGGTTGCTTGCTCTGATCCTCGGCGCGGTGGGCTGGCTGGCGGCTGTGATTCAAGCCCAGCCGCTGCAAGCGCCCCGCGCCCTCACCTCTGAGGTGCGCGCGGCCCTCGAGCGGGTCTATACCCAGGCCCTTCCGGCGGCGGTGCGCATCGAAACCGTGCCTGAGGGCACGGGCTCCGGCTTTTTCATCAGCGCCGATGGCCTGGTGATGACCGCCTACCACGTCATCGAGGATACCCGCAGCTTCCGGGTGATCAACTCCAAGAACCAATCGTTCGCCGCCGAACTGGTGGGCTACGACGAGTTTCGTGATATCGCCATTTTGCGCGCCAGGGTAGAGGAGCCGGTGCAGTTTTTGCCCCTCGAGACCACCCTCGGCCCACGGGTGGGCGAGCCCTTGCTGGCTATTGGGAACTCGAGGGGCCAGTTTATCGCGCCCCGATACGGGCTGGTTAATACCGTCGAGCGCGATATTTTCCCCTTTTTCAACTCCATTGCCATCTCCACCACCATCCCTTTAGCCCCCGGCGACTCGGGCGGCCCGGTGCTGAACCTGGCGGGGCGGGTGGTGGCGGTGGTGGTGGCGATTGGACAGCCCAATGGGGTATTCGAAAGCTACCTTTCCCCGTTGCAAGGCTTGGATGAGGTGATTGCGCAACTGCGGGCCGGCCGCAGGCGCGATGTGCCCTACATTGGCGTGCAGCTTTTCCAGATTGACGATGAAACCGCAGCCACCCTGCGCATCCCCAGGGAAGGGGTTTTGATCCAGGGCCTGCTGCGCGGTGGAGCCGCCGAGCAGGCGGGTTTGCGCGGCTTTGCTATTCGGCGTGAGAACGGTCGAGAGGTCTACGAGTTTGACGTGATCCTCGAGGCCGATGGCCGCCCCTTCAACAACGTCACCGAGTTGCAGCGCTACATTCGCAGCAAAGAGGTGGGGGACACCGTTGTCCTTACGGTGCGGCGGGGGCAGCAGATACTAAAAGTTGAGCTGCGGCTAACCCCAAACCCCACACGGCGCGGTTAGACCGGCGGGCTTACAGACCGGTTTTTGGACACTCTGACCATTGCCTCCCCCCGCTGTGAGGGCTACCATTGAGGCAACCAGATACCTAAGGGAGGCTCGGGTATGGAACGCTCGTCCAAGGAAGTTATCCAGGAAAACCGCGACTACACCTTGTTTTCGTGGTCGGTGCAAAGCGCCGCCAATCCCATCCATATGACCCGCTCCAAGGGTGTGTGGTTCTGGGATGGTGAGGGCAACAAGTGGCTGGACTTCAGCAGCCAGCTCATCAACATCAACGTGGGCCACCAGCACCCCAGGGTGCTCGAGGCCATCAAGAAACAGGTTGACGAGCTGTGCTTCGCCGGCCCCAGCTTTGCCACCGAGCCTCGAGGCCAACTGGGCAAAAAGCTGGCCGAGGTGACCGGGCTGGCCAAGTCGTTTTTCTGCCTGGGCGGGGCCGAGGCCAACGAGAACGCCATGAAGATAGCCCGCCTGTATACGGGCCGGGACAAGATCATCACCCGTTACCGCTCCTACCACGGGGCCACCATGGGGGCCATGACCGCCTCGGGCGACCCCCGGCGCTGGCCGGTGGAGCCGGGTGTGCCGGGCATTGTGCGGGTTTTTGATCCCTACTGCTACCGCTGTCCTTTTGGCAAAACCCCGGATAGCTGCCAGCGGGAGTGCGTGAGCCACATCGAGGAGGTTATCCAGCTCGAGGGCCCCCACACCATCGCGGCCATTATGGTAGAGGGGATTACCGGCTCCAATGGGCTTTTGGTACCGCCCGACGACTACTACCCCAAGCTGCGGGCTTTGTGCGACAAGTACGGCATCCTGCTTATTACCGACGAGGTGATGAGCGGCTTTGGTCGCACCGGCAAGTGGCTCTCCACCCAGCACTACGGTATCAAGCCCGACATCGTGACCTGCGCCAAGGGCCTTACCAGCGGCTATATGCCCTTGGGGGCGGTGATTGTTTCCAAGCCCATCGCCGACTTCTTCGAAGACCACATGCTCTGGGGCGGGCTGACCTACTCCGGTCACCCGGTCTCGTGTGCAGCAGCGGTAGCCAACCTGGCGGTGTACGAAGAGGAGAACCTGTTTGAAAACACCCTCGAGCAGGGCCGCTACCTGGGGGAGCGCCTCGAGGCCATGCGCAAGAAATACGCCTGTGTGGGGGATGTGCGCTATATCGGGTTGTTCAGCGTGCTCGAGCTGGTCAGGGACAAAACCACCAAAGAGCCCCTGGCGCCCTTCAACGGCACCTCGCCCGAGATGCAAAAACTGGCGGGCTACCTCAAGTCCAGGCACATCTACGCCTTTAGCCGCTTCAACATGCTGTGGGTCTGCCCACCCCTGGTGATCAACCGCGAGGAACTGAAATACGGCCTGGATGTGATTGAAGAGGGGCTGGCCCTGGTAGACGAAGCCCTGGGCGTGGTCGGGGCCGCTGCCGACTAACGCACAGCTTCTCCCCGCCTGCCCCGGTTATCTTTCGCTGGGGCGGGTCAGTTATTGTCTGGAGTGAGGCCAGCTGCGCTAAGGAAAGCCGGAGTATCCGTGATCAACGGACTACAACGTTTTGTAGAAGGCGTGGAGGGGTACATCGCAGGAAGCTAAAAGCAGCCTATCGGTTTTGGGATTGATTTCCTGGCCCCTTTACGGTTTGATTTTCCCCATAGAAGCGCTTCCATAATGTGCCGGTCTGGGTATAGACTAGCCTTGCTATGCAACTCCAACGCGCTTTTGGAATTTTGCTCCACCCCACCAGTTTTCCGGGTCGCTGGGGGATTGGGGCTCTGGGCCGCGAGGCCGAGCGGTTTTTGGACTGGCTGGCCGATGCGGGAGCCCGCTGGTGGCAGGTCTTACCGCTGGGCCCTACCAGTTACGGCGACTCGCCGTACCAGTCCTTCTCGGCTTTTGCCGGTAACCCGTATTTGGTTGACCCCGAGATGCTGATTGAAAAAGGCTGGCTGGAACAAAGCGAAGCGCCCCCGCCGTATCCGACCCAGCGCGTGGATTATGGCTGGCTTTACCAGACCCGCTGGCCCCTGTTGCGGCGGGCTTTCGCGGGGTTTCGGGCAAGGGCTTCGGCCCAGGATAAGACCCGACTGGAAGCCTTTATCGAGGCCGAGCGCTTCTGGCTGGAAGACTATGCGCTCTTTATGGCCCTCAAGACCCGGTTTGACGGCAAGCCCTGGAACGAGTGGAGCCCCGAGCTGCGCGACCGTGAACCGGCTGCCCTGGCCAGGGCCCGTGAGGAGCTGGCCGAGGAGGTGGCCCTTTACGAGTGGATTCAGTGGCTTTTTTATCTGGAATGGGGCCAGACCAAGGCCTATGCCGAATCCAAGGGGATTCAGATTATCGGCGATATGCCCATCTTTGTGGCCTTCGATTCCTCAGATGTCTGGGCCAACCCGCAGTACTTCTACCTCGAGGCCGATGGCAACCCCACGGTGGTGGCGGGCGTTCCGCCGGACTACTTCTCCGAAACCGGCCAGCTCTGGGGCAATCCGCTCTATCGCTGGGATGTGATGGAAAGGGACAACTTTGCCTGGTGGATTGCCCGCATAAGGCAGTCGCTCAAGCAGTGCCACCTGGTGCGCATCGACCACTTCCGCGGGTTTGAAGCCTACTGGGAGGTTCCGTTTGGCCGGCCCAATGCTGTGGAGGGGCGCTGGGTCAAAGCCCCAGGGGAGAAGCTGTTTGCTGCGGTGCGGGCCCAACTGAGCGATGCGCCCATCATTGCCGAAGACCTGGGGGTGATCACCCCCGAGGTGGAGGCTTTGCGCGATGGCTTCGGGTTCCCCGGCATGAAGATTTTGCAGTTTGCTTTTTCCGGTGAGGACAACGC containing:
- a CDS encoding cupredoxin domain-containing protein — encoded protein: MRWLGVFVLLIGLVSCQPAAPKACVVIRAVSVEAGFKVGNTDSPDVTIQRGDCIEFVNADPSSSHTVQTKPFSNPPEEIPATNLPYEPNRFKKVFNIAGEYEYICSLSTNNVAHARTMYGKITVR
- a CDS encoding thrombospondin type 3 repeat-containing protein — encoded protein: MRKISFWVLMLVVVAMPLVQARGPYRLQAIAQFNLVADNGEVRTVTCQYCHVSPNGGAPWNAFGNQVRANFKGSIGEALYEALKAMKDSDGDGYADVLEVFAGTLPGDASSKPLVTAQFLMQNLEKAGGVDIYKPK
- a CDS encoding SDR family oxidoreductase, whose product is MSGLRGKVALVTGASSGIGLEVAKQLVANGVGVGLFARSQARLARLAAELGNSLALPGDVTRYEDLERAVQQLEAHFGGLDFLINNAGIGIFKPVHELTPEEWQQVLQTNLTGSFYATKAAVPAMQRRGGGYIINIGSLAGKNAFANGAAYNASKFGLLGFSEAAMLDLRYHGIRVSSILPGSVDTPFAGNSTGAPWKIQPQDIAQAVLYLLQSDPRIIPSQLDLRPSQPPKK
- a CDS encoding maltose ABC transporter substrate-binding protein, translating into MKRGFWIGAVAALSLLGSAMAQGKLTVWTHYGGPELAWLKQTAASFAKSSGTQVEVVEVPFSDIQNKFILGAPQGQAADLVVSIPHDWVGAMAAAGVLEPMGKYATRSYIQSLSDVAVDALTYRNQLFALPMFAEAVALIYNKKLVKEAPKTWDEFLKIAQDNTKGNSFGFLYDLANPYFNYGWFTAYGASVFGRTAQGVDASQTRLGGDAGNRAVSFIKDLRYRYRLVPEGVDYGVADSAFKEGALAMILNGPWAVGEYKKANIDFGIAPMPNPPGGGQWRPFVGVQGVAMNAYSRNKTAAANFAKLLVSTQNQVAFNKAGGRLPVSKQAVQQLRNDPVVAGFSAVIALGTPMPNIPEMGKVWGPWGNALSQAVQKSDTNVAQIVTAMVAEINRGLSGR
- a CDS encoding S1C family serine protease gives rise to the protein MRRFGLLALILGAVGWLAAVIQAQPLQAPRALTSEVRAALERVYTQALPAAVRIETVPEGTGSGFFISADGLVMTAYHVIEDTRSFRVINSKNQSFAAELVGYDEFRDIAILRARVEEPVQFLPLETTLGPRVGEPLLAIGNSRGQFIAPRYGLVNTVERDIFPFFNSIAISTTIPLAPGDSGGPVLNLAGRVVAVVVAIGQPNGVFESYLSPLQGLDEVIAQLRAGRRRDVPYIGVQLFQIDDETAATLRIPREGVLIQGLLRGGAAEQAGLRGFAIRRENGREVYEFDVILEADGRPFNNVTELQRYIRSKEVGDTVVLTVRRGQQILKVELRLTPNPTRRG
- a CDS encoding aminotransferase class III-fold pyridoxal phosphate-dependent enzyme → MERSSKEVIQENRDYTLFSWSVQSAANPIHMTRSKGVWFWDGEGNKWLDFSSQLININVGHQHPRVLEAIKKQVDELCFAGPSFATEPRGQLGKKLAEVTGLAKSFFCLGGAEANENAMKIARLYTGRDKIITRYRSYHGATMGAMTASGDPRRWPVEPGVPGIVRVFDPYCYRCPFGKTPDSCQRECVSHIEEVIQLEGPHTIAAIMVEGITGSNGLLVPPDDYYPKLRALCDKYGILLITDEVMSGFGRTGKWLSTQHYGIKPDIVTCAKGLTSGYMPLGAVIVSKPIADFFEDHMLWGGLTYSGHPVSCAAAVANLAVYEEENLFENTLEQGRYLGERLEAMRKKYACVGDVRYIGLFSVLELVRDKTTKEPLAPFNGTSPEMQKLAGYLKSRHIYAFSRFNMLWVCPPLVINREELKYGLDVIEEGLALVDEALGVVGAAAD
- the malQ gene encoding 4-alpha-glucanotransferase, coding for MQLQRAFGILLHPTSFPGRWGIGALGREAERFLDWLADAGARWWQVLPLGPTSYGDSPYQSFSAFAGNPYLVDPEMLIEKGWLEQSEAPPPYPTQRVDYGWLYQTRWPLLRRAFAGFRARASAQDKTRLEAFIEAERFWLEDYALFMALKTRFDGKPWNEWSPELRDREPAALARAREELAEEVALYEWIQWLFYLEWGQTKAYAESKGIQIIGDMPIFVAFDSSDVWANPQYFYLEADGNPTVVAGVPPDYFSETGQLWGNPLYRWDVMERDNFAWWIARIRQSLKQCHLVRIDHFRGFEAYWEVPFGRPNAVEGRWVKAPGEKLFAAVRAQLSDAPIIAEDLGVITPEVEALRDGFGFPGMKILQFAFSGEDNAFLPHNYPAHGNVVVYSGTHDNDTTLGWFRTAPEAERAFMRAYLARYGIRCLSEYEVAGALIELAFKSPAKLAIVPLQDVLGLGPEARMNFPGRLGDNWAWRYAEGDLEPGLAAGLRALAEASQRA